The following proteins come from a genomic window of Methanosarcina sp. MTP4:
- a CDS encoding acetate uptake transporter, translating into MSEEIQDIMNITHVKVQDFTANPAPLGLMGFGMTTVLLNIHNAGFYNLGAVILSMGFFYGGLAQVIAGIEEWRKGNTFGATAFTSYGLFWLTLVGIVLLPRFEWAEGLAPASTAFAAYLFMWGLFTFFMFIGTLKANRALQVVFLTLTILFFLLAAGNYLGSAAILRIAGFEGIFCGFTAIYAALGQVLNEMYGKKMVPL; encoded by the coding sequence ATGAGTGAGGAAATTCAAGACATTATGAATATTACGCACGTAAAAGTCCAGGACTTTACTGCGAACCCGGCTCCCCTCGGGCTGATGGGTTTCGGAATGACCACGGTGCTTTTGAACATACACAATGCAGGTTTCTATAATCTCGGAGCAGTGATTCTTTCCATGGGCTTCTTTTACGGTGGGTTGGCCCAGGTAATTGCAGGGATTGAGGAATGGAGGAAAGGTAATACCTTCGGAGCTACTGCTTTCACTTCCTATGGGCTTTTCTGGCTCACCCTTGTTGGAATTGTCTTGCTCCCCAGATTTGAATGGGCGGAAGGTCTGGCTCCTGCCTCAACGGCTTTTGCAGCCTACCTCTTTATGTGGGGCCTGTTTACTTTCTTCATGTTCATAGGTACTCTGAAAGCTAACAGGGCACTGCAGGTTGTTTTCTTGACCCTTACAATTCTGTTTTTCCTGCTTGCCGCCGGTAACTACCTGGGAAGTGCAGCAATACTCAGAATTGCCGGATTTGAGGGAATCTTCTGTGGCTTTACAGCTATTTATGCGGCCCTCGGCCAGGTACTGAACGAGATGTACGGGAAAAAGATGGTTCCCCTCTAA
- the ablB gene encoding putative beta-lysine N-acetyltransferase, giving the protein MDYYSKRIKVMNFRGPFKVLDPFLKELAALEKAGKIIVYTPSREVHALKACGYKKEGMITGYFAGEDCHIFSTFPEKSRKESYFPRKENRIVEECLKKSGSREKNGECRGMNTKINTLPEGYVLRPADEADVPAMAALYSGGFQLYPSPLHKESYLLETMGSGVFYLVIEKRGKIVSLASAETETALKNAELTDCLTVPEERGKGHIKSLILGLEDELAARNFKSLYTLCRAPSPGINQAFSSLCYSYTGRLVNNCRIAEGFEDMNIWCKPLR; this is encoded by the coding sequence ATTGATTATTACAGCAAAAGGATAAAAGTAATGAATTTCAGGGGACCTTTTAAGGTTCTTGACCCTTTCCTTAAAGAACTTGCAGCCCTGGAAAAGGCCGGGAAAATAATCGTATACACCCCTTCAAGAGAAGTGCATGCTCTCAAAGCTTGCGGATACAAAAAAGAAGGGATGATTACAGGCTATTTTGCCGGGGAGGACTGTCACATCTTCTCTACCTTTCCGGAAAAATCCAGAAAGGAATCTTACTTTCCCAGGAAAGAAAACCGGATCGTAGAAGAATGCCTTAAAAAATCCGGGTCCCGGGAAAAAAATGGGGAATGCAGGGGCATGAACACAAAAATAAATACCCTTCCGGAAGGCTATGTCCTCAGGCCCGCAGATGAGGCCGATGTCCCTGCAATGGCTGCCCTATATTCCGGGGGGTTTCAGCTATACCCGAGTCCTCTTCACAAAGAAAGCTATCTGCTGGAAACCATGGGTTCGGGGGTCTTCTACCTGGTGATCGAAAAAAGGGGGAAAATCGTGAGTCTTGCATCTGCGGAAACGGAAACTGCGCTGAAAAACGCCGAATTAACCGACTGCCTGACAGTTCCGGAAGAAAGGGGAAAAGGCCACATTAAATCGCTTATTCTGGGCCTTGAAGATGAACTTGCGGCCCGAAACTTTAAAAGCCTCTACACCTTGTGCAGGGCTCCCTCTCCCGGAATCAACCAGGCCTTTTCCTCCCTCTGCTATTCCTATACCGGCAGGCTTGTAAACAATTGCAGGATCGCGGAAGGGTTTGAGGACATGAACATCTGGTGCAAACCGCTTCGGTAA
- a CDS encoding ATPase, T2SS/T4P/T4SS family, producing the protein MDNKNENLSENTLSSNQSSDETDNKRDLQAEKADEKEVPDENSVVLQSKGEKDSEEDSSEGSNDEILLTGEAADNSGFEEEASGGDKEKIREEKPDKKVLVADSRVETPRNSEEIPEPQTEENPEPQTEENPNKGEGTPNSKTKNKGDEPLSDISGEDIDSEEESAFSKNYGLGIEVGLVIETEKKGIFPPAYEPEIENKLHPAEKTKIDTVPKKMSEKTEVNNPSKLKKSPEKRKAEGEKKEKEGGEGEKREKEKEEGEKRGKEKVEVEKGEKVEVEKEEKAKEIEKEGKGKKKGKRKGKEKKKEKKAGSSLKFKELVYDIAGVKGDEKLGDKVKEFLEEVKTPEGAKNKFAEIMRKLREEEIRTLPPYDPETYGPLLEYEIPVGFAEVERYWVEEPYAFVSIIENREMKFYNVVEPTLSAYEKAILERVRDNLEDTLTQEDMGLGREKEVILTNKALRLFDQYYNTLELPSLHKIMYFIRRNFIGYERINALIHDPNIEDISCSGVEIPIYLYHMKHNNIVTNVIFGEKELDSLVVKLCQRSGKHISIGEPIVDATLPDGSRIQATLGKEVTTRGSSYTIRKFKGDPITPIDLINYSTCSVEMMAYYWLAIENNTSVLLAGGTASGKTSLMNAISLFIPRLAKIVSIEDTREIMLHHENWIAGATRKSFTVGGTGEVSMYELLKAALRQRPEYIIVGEVRGKEALTLFQAMSTGHTTYSTMHASDVQTVVNRLENEPINVPHVMMQALGVISIQMQTYVDEVRVRRTKTIVEITGLDARTGSLRINELYSWEPQHDTFKRAGDSYVLNEIMRARGWNPDKLFKEFQDREKILEYMAENHMRDYVSISLIVHMYATNPGLVMEAVENGNLREMFLHRD; encoded by the coding sequence ATGGATAATAAAAACGAGAATCTCTCAGAAAATACTTTAAGCTCAAATCAGAGCTCGGATGAAACGGACAATAAAAGAGACCTCCAGGCTGAAAAAGCCGATGAAAAGGAGGTTCCGGATGAAAATTCGGTGGTGCTACAGAGCAAGGGGGAAAAGGACTCTGAAGAAGACTCTTCTGAAGGGAGTAACGACGAAATTCTTCTGACCGGAGAAGCCGCCGACAACAGCGGGTTTGAAGAGGAGGCTTCAGGGGGAGATAAGGAAAAAATCCGGGAAGAAAAGCCCGATAAAAAAGTTCTGGTTGCTGATTCGAGAGTTGAAACTCCCCGGAATTCCGAAGAAATTCCGGAACCGCAAACAGAAGAAAATCCGGAACCGCAAACAGAAGAAAATCCGAATAAGGGGGAAGGCACCCCCAATTCAAAAACCAAAAATAAAGGGGATGAGCCATTATCGGACATCTCCGGGGAAGATATTGATTCGGAAGAAGAATCCGCATTTTCCAAAAATTACGGCCTTGGAATAGAAGTCGGGCTTGTTATAGAAACCGAAAAGAAAGGAATATTTCCTCCTGCATATGAACCCGAGATTGAAAATAAGCTGCATCCCGCAGAAAAAACAAAAATTGATACGGTTCCCAAAAAAATGAGCGAGAAAACGGAAGTAAATAATCCCAGCAAGTTGAAAAAATCCCCTGAAAAGAGGAAAGCAGAGGGAGAAAAAAAAGAAAAAGAAGGAGGAGAAGGAGAAAAGAGAGAAAAAGAAAAAGAGGAGGGAGAAAAGAGAGGAAAAGAAAAAGTAGAAGTTGAAAAGGGAGAAAAAGTAGAAGTTGAAAAGGAAGAAAAAGCAAAAGAAATTGAGAAGGAGGGAAAAGGAAAAAAGAAAGGGAAAAGGAAAGGAAAAGAGAAAAAGAAAGAAAAAAAAGCCGGATCGTCACTTAAATTCAAAGAATTGGTTTATGATATTGCGGGAGTAAAGGGAGACGAAAAGTTAGGAGATAAAGTAAAAGAATTCCTGGAAGAAGTAAAGACTCCTGAAGGAGCAAAAAATAAGTTTGCCGAAATAATGAGAAAATTGAGGGAAGAAGAGATAAGGACCCTTCCTCCTTACGACCCGGAAACCTATGGTCCTCTTCTGGAATACGAAATCCCTGTGGGTTTTGCCGAAGTAGAGCGCTACTGGGTAGAAGAACCCTACGCTTTTGTTAGCATTATCGAAAACAGGGAAATGAAGTTTTACAACGTGGTCGAACCCACCCTTTCCGCATATGAGAAAGCTATTCTTGAACGTGTACGGGACAACCTCGAGGATACCCTGACCCAGGAAGACATGGGGCTTGGCAGGGAAAAGGAAGTCATACTCACAAACAAAGCTTTGCGCCTTTTTGACCAGTATTACAACACCCTTGAACTGCCCTCTCTCCATAAGATTATGTATTTCATCCGGCGGAATTTTATAGGGTACGAACGGATCAACGCCCTGATCCATGACCCAAACATTGAAGACATCTCCTGTTCCGGGGTTGAAATCCCGATTTACCTCTACCATATGAAGCACAATAACATTGTGACAAACGTTATTTTCGGGGAGAAAGAACTTGATTCTCTTGTGGTCAAGCTCTGCCAGCGCAGCGGGAAGCATATTTCCATAGGGGAACCGATTGTGGACGCCACTCTTCCTGACGGGTCAAGGATCCAGGCAACCCTTGGAAAGGAGGTCACCACAAGAGGCAGTTCCTACACCATTCGAAAGTTCAAGGGAGACCCGATTACCCCTATTGACCTTATAAACTACAGTACATGTAGTGTTGAAATGATGGCTTACTACTGGCTTGCCATCGAAAATAATACCAGCGTGCTCCTTGCAGGCGGGACCGCTTCCGGGAAGACCTCACTCATGAACGCAATTTCCCTGTTCATCCCCAGGCTTGCCAAGATCGTATCCATTGAGGACACCAGAGAAATCATGCTCCATCATGAAAACTGGATTGCAGGAGCTACCCGAAAGTCCTTTACAGTGGGAGGCACCGGGGAAGTTTCCATGTACGAACTCCTGAAAGCTGCCCTCAGACAGCGTCCGGAATACATCATTGTGGGAGAGGTAAGAGGAAAGGAAGCCCTGACCCTTTTCCAGGCCATGTCCACGGGGCACACCACCTATTCCACCATGCACGCAAGTGACGTACAGACGGTTGTTAACAGGCTTGAAAACGAACCCATCAATGTCCCGCATGTGATGATGCAGGCCCTTGGGGTCATTTCCATCCAGATGCAGACCTACGTGGATGAGGTGAGGGTGAGGAGAACCAAGACCATTGTTGAAATAACCGGGCTTGATGCGAGGACCGGCAGTCTCAGGATCAACGAACTCTATAGCTGGGAGCCCCAGCATGACACTTTCAAGCGGGCAGGGGATTCCTATGTGCTGAACGAGATTATGAGGGCAAGGGGCTGGAACCCGGACAAACTCTTTAAAGAATTCCAGGACAGGGAAAAGATCCTTGAATACATGGCTGAGAATCATATGAGGGATTATGTAAGTATCTCTTTGATCGTGCACATGTACGCCACCAATCCCGGGCTTGTGATGGAAGCGGTTGAGAATGGTAACTTGCGGGAAATGTTCCTACACAGGGACTGA
- a CDS encoding class I SAM-dependent methyltransferase, which produces MDTKNIDWNEVWKEKMDAQKRACPNTGPGSIWQEKESARRFWEMSLKNWGRMEKCMRGMALSPESRVLDIGAGPGTLAVPLAEKVDHVTAVEPADGMVSVLRENIEAYGIENINCVHKDWEAVDSETDLYGPYDVVFASYSLGMKDIRASIRKMMEVSSGYIYLYWFAGETSWDMHSRMLWPSLHGCEYQQGPKVDVLYNVLYGLGIHPNMKVFPFEHIQSFASLDEAVENFKPNYAIMSEEQEGILRDYLNEILEKENGKLVHRGWSTRVKLWWKNRGRDDNKL; this is translated from the coding sequence ATGGACACAAAGAATATTGACTGGAATGAAGTGTGGAAAGAAAAAATGGATGCCCAGAAAAGGGCTTGCCCCAATACCGGGCCCGGGAGCATCTGGCAGGAAAAAGAAAGTGCAAGGCGTTTCTGGGAGATGTCGCTAAAAAACTGGGGCCGGATGGAAAAATGTATGCGGGGGATGGCCTTAAGTCCCGAATCCCGGGTTCTTGACATAGGGGCGGGTCCAGGCACTCTTGCAGTCCCTCTCGCAGAAAAGGTTGATCACGTCACCGCTGTGGAACCTGCTGACGGGATGGTGAGCGTCCTCAGGGAGAATATCGAAGCTTACGGAATTGAGAATATAAATTGTGTACACAAAGACTGGGAAGCCGTTGATTCCGAAACGGACCTCTATGGGCCTTATGACGTGGTTTTTGCTTCCTACTCCCTCGGAATGAAGGATATCCGTGCTTCAATTCGGAAAATGATGGAAGTCTCTTCGGGGTACATCTATCTCTACTGGTTTGCAGGGGAAACTTCCTGGGACATGCACTCCCGAATGCTCTGGCCCTCTCTGCACGGATGTGAATACCAGCAGGGCCCCAAAGTTGATGTCCTTTACAATGTGCTCTATGGGCTGGGCATCCATCCCAATATGAAGGTTTTCCCCTTTGAACACATCCAGAGCTTTGCAAGCTTGGATGAAGCTGTTGAGAATTTCAAGCCCAATTATGCCATAATGTCGGAAGAACAGGAAGGGATTCTCAGGGACTATCTCAATGAGATACTTGAAAAAGAAAACGGAAAGCTTGTGCACAGGGGCTGGAGTACAAGGGTAAAATTGTGGTGGAAAAACCGGGGCCGAGATGACAATAAGCTGTGA
- a CDS encoding type II secretion system F family protein codes for MSAIDTFAFRIFGAKILEYEDRFSMFRVKLRQAQIPLPVEQYVSTAVLYSLLAGFFGGFIGLFLGRLLFRGITPESIVSTLRISPRVTRAVETPGVIEAHLPLILTFVGGILLFLMLAAFTYGLIMSYPPMKADNRKRAINDVMPHATAFLYVLQRGGGMTIFDIMKSLAEHAHLYGNTSREFGNIIRDMEYFGKDLQDSLWDAADRTPSEHFKDLVDGLISIVSSGGDVTLYLKNKTEHYKSEANKAHKRFLETLGLLAEVYITVFVVGPLFLMIILVVMNLIDNGGPTKLYLLVYGAIPFGTVIFLIFLDMLTGDAEKLPEEIITRTKPDSYSDVRVKPETEHDLELMKKIEFYEKLFRVKNTLFHPIRAMIQKPLYAFVVSAPLTFGYFISAYLKNSPYYGGFIEIASALDDHIYVSLLILFIPYIIFHELEVRKIRQIEEQVPEFLKRLSSINGTGILLADAIAITAQSNMGRLKPEIKRMVEDIRWNSNMVNALKRFESRIRTNLTRRSMTLIAQASESTGNIHEVISIVAEDSDVQKNLKKERSAEMFIYVFIIFVTFCVFLVIVYVLAAFFLPALDGSSNPAMSMGGFDLNEYTMLFFHAALLQGFGSGLVAGKMGSGSLPSGLKYSLGMMTLAYVLFIVFL; via the coding sequence ATGAGCGCTATTGATACATTTGCCTTCCGAATTTTTGGGGCAAAAATCCTTGAATATGAAGACCGTTTCTCGATGTTCAGGGTTAAGCTAAGGCAGGCACAGATCCCCCTTCCTGTGGAGCAGTACGTATCTACAGCTGTCCTGTATTCCCTGCTTGCGGGTTTTTTTGGAGGGTTTATAGGCCTCTTTCTGGGCCGGCTGCTGTTCAGGGGCATAACTCCCGAATCCATAGTTTCGACTCTGCGCATCTCTCCTAGGGTTACCCGGGCAGTTGAAACGCCAGGGGTTATTGAAGCTCATCTCCCCCTGATCCTCACATTTGTAGGGGGGATTTTGCTATTTCTGATGCTTGCTGCTTTTACCTACGGGCTAATCATGAGCTACCCTCCCATGAAAGCTGACAACAGGAAAAGGGCAATAAATGACGTCATGCCTCACGCGACCGCTTTCCTCTATGTTCTGCAGCGTGGGGGTGGGATGACGATTTTTGACATCATGAAATCCCTGGCGGAGCATGCCCACCTTTACGGGAACACTTCCAGGGAGTTCGGAAACATTATCCGGGACATGGAGTATTTCGGAAAAGACCTGCAGGACTCCCTCTGGGATGCGGCCGACAGGACACCTTCCGAGCATTTCAAGGACCTGGTCGACGGGCTTATTTCCATCGTTTCAAGTGGAGGAGACGTAACCCTCTATTTGAAAAATAAGACAGAGCATTACAAGTCTGAAGCCAACAAAGCTCACAAGCGTTTCCTTGAAACCCTGGGGCTGCTAGCTGAGGTATACATCACCGTGTTTGTCGTGGGTCCCCTTTTCCTTATGATAATTCTTGTGGTGATGAACCTTATAGATAACGGGGGTCCCACCAAACTCTACCTTCTGGTATATGGGGCAATTCCCTTCGGAACAGTCATTTTCCTTATTTTTCTGGACATGCTTACCGGAGATGCCGAAAAACTGCCTGAGGAAATCATTACCCGGACCAAACCCGATTCTTACAGTGACGTGAGGGTAAAACCGGAAACGGAACATGACCTTGAGCTGATGAAGAAAATAGAGTTTTATGAAAAGCTCTTCCGGGTCAAAAATACCCTCTTTCACCCTATCCGGGCAATGATCCAGAAACCCCTGTATGCTTTTGTCGTGAGCGCCCCCCTCACATTTGGGTATTTTATCTCCGCATACCTGAAGAACAGCCCTTACTACGGAGGATTCATAGAAATTGCATCGGCTCTGGACGACCACATATACGTGAGCCTCCTCATCCTCTTCATCCCTTACATCATCTTCCACGAACTTGAAGTCAGGAAGATCAGGCAGATCGAAGAGCAGGTGCCAGAGTTTCTCAAAAGGCTTTCAAGCATCAACGGGACCGGAATTTTGCTAGCTGATGCCATTGCCATTACCGCCCAGTCAAACATGGGCCGGCTAAAACCTGAGATTAAAAGAATGGTTGAAGATATCCGCTGGAACTCAAATATGGTGAATGCCCTGAAGCGCTTTGAGTCCCGTATCCGGACCAATCTTACCCGCCGCAGCATGACTCTCATTGCCCAGGCCAGCGAGTCCACAGGAAACATCCACGAGGTAATAAGCATCGTTGCGGAAGATTCCGATGTCCAGAAAAACCTGAAAAAAGAACGTTCTGCAGAGATGTTCATCTACGTTTTCATCATCTTCGTGACCTTCTGCGTCTTCCTGGTCATCGTATACGTGCTTGCGGCTTTCTTCCTCCCTGCCCTGGACGGGTCCAGCAACCCGGCAATGTCCATGGGTGGCTTCGACCTGAACGAATATACCATGCTCTTCTTCCACGCAGCCCTCCTCCAGGGCTTCGGTTCCGGGCTTGTAGCCGGAAAAATGGGATCAGGAAGCCTTCCATCAGGGCTCAAGTACTCCCTTGGCATGATGACCTTAGCCTATGTGCTGTTCATCGTGTTTCTCTGA
- a CDS encoding winged helix-turn-helix domain-containing protein, whose amino-acid sequence MKSNGLLSILTFSEKRKDLLFLIQESPRTLSDIKEYFDVRSPEILPRLKEMENANLIFRQEGMYWLTPLGKVSAMYFRPFLDTLAAIEANENFWKEHDLTGVPETLLNRIQELKECRVVRDEHENIYDSHKTFIENVQSSTRLMGFASIFLPHYPQMFLDVARKGIPISIIVTPNVFFKLKSEYNTEIEEYLEYKNTSF is encoded by the coding sequence GTGAAATCCAACGGATTATTAAGTATCCTCACATTTTCTGAAAAACGAAAGGACCTGCTCTTCCTTATTCAGGAGAGTCCAAGGACCCTTTCCGATATCAAGGAATATTTTGATGTAAGGTCTCCTGAGATTCTGCCCCGTCTGAAGGAGATGGAAAATGCAAACCTGATTTTCCGGCAGGAAGGAATGTACTGGCTGACTCCTCTCGGGAAGGTTTCAGCAATGTATTTCAGACCTTTCCTGGACACCCTTGCCGCCATAGAAGCAAATGAAAACTTCTGGAAAGAGCACGATCTTACAGGGGTTCCCGAAACCCTGCTTAACAGAATCCAGGAACTCAAGGAGTGTAGGGTTGTAAGAGATGAACATGAAAACATCTATGACTCTCACAAAACATTCATAGAAAACGTACAATCATCCACCCGTCTCATGGGTTTTGCGTCAATATTCCTCCCCCACTACCCCCAGATGTTCCTGGATGTGGCACGTAAGGGCATCCCAATCTCCATAATCGTAACTCCAAATGTTTTTTTCAAGCTGAAAAGCGAATACAACACTGAAATCGAAGAATACCTGGAATACAAAAATACGAGCTTTTAA
- a CDS encoding methyltransferase dimerization domain-containing protein, protein MNPVKLAERMLSSADSKKFLREIAMNYEEGQIFLTAVELGIFTKLIEPKSAKNLAEELGTDSRLTARILDVLVSVEVLKKREEIYTTSPMLAPFLLEGNPASFKSLNFSHKEGTGVKNKNLFEEKKLHNSCENQQRNPVLGFN, encoded by the coding sequence TTGAATCCGGTAAAGCTTGCAGAGAGGATGCTGTCTTCTGCAGACAGTAAAAAATTCCTGCGGGAAATTGCAATGAACTATGAAGAAGGACAAATTTTCCTGACGGCAGTAGAACTTGGAATTTTCACAAAATTGATAGAACCAAAAAGTGCGAAAAACCTCGCAGAAGAACTCGGGACTGACTCCCGGCTCACGGCCAGGATTCTGGACGTGCTGGTCTCCGTCGAAGTCCTGAAGAAAAGAGAAGAAATTTACACCACATCCCCCATGCTGGCTCCCTTTCTGCTGGAAGGCAACCCTGCTTCGTTCAAGAGCTTGAATTTTTCACATAAGGAAGGGACGGGGGTAAAAAATAAGAACCTGTTTGAAGAAAAAAAGCTGCATAACAGCTGTGAAAACCAGCAGAGAAACCCCGTCCTCGGATTTAATTGA
- the gpmI gene encoding 2,3-bisphosphoglycerate-independent phosphoglycerate mutase: protein MTQARRPLMLMILDGWGYLPEGEGNAVLAARTPNLDRLVEKYPSCFFEASGEAVGLPKGQMGNSEVGHLNIGAGRVVYQDLTRINLSIRNGDFFENSVLLDAIENAKSHDSGLHLMGLVSHGGVHSHMTHLKALIRLAKEKGLRKVYIHAFLDGRDVPPRAALEDLKELEAFCREGGVAKIATVSGRYYAMDRDRRWDRTKLAYDALTLGLAPYNAPDAVAAVSEAYSRDESDEFVKPTVITDAAGNPTATVRDNDSVIFFNFRPDRARQLTWAFVNEDFEDFPRKATPKVHYVCMAQYDETLDLPIAYPPETLKNVLGEVLSKAGMTQLRIAETEKYAHVTFFLNGGVEKCYEGEDRCLIPSPKVATYDLQPEMNVYEVTTEIIKRIESGKYDVIILNFANMDMVGHTGIFDAAVAAVEAVDNCVGKTIEALQKADGVAIITADHGNAEQMENRKTGDVHTAHTSNPVRCIYVGNDEVDTLKDGKLCDLAPTLLDLLNIPKPAEMTGESIIIRKGNKL, encoded by the coding sequence ATGACTCAAGCAAGACGACCTCTCATGCTCATGATCCTGGACGGCTGGGGCTACCTGCCCGAAGGGGAAGGAAACGCAGTCCTGGCAGCCAGAACCCCGAACCTTGACCGCCTGGTGGAAAAATACCCGTCCTGTTTTTTTGAGGCCTCGGGGGAAGCCGTGGGACTGCCCAAAGGGCAGATGGGGAATTCGGAAGTGGGACACCTTAACATCGGGGCAGGGCGTGTCGTGTACCAGGACCTTACCCGCATCAACCTATCTATCAGGAACGGGGACTTTTTCGAAAACAGCGTGCTTCTGGATGCAATAGAGAACGCTAAAAGCCATGACTCAGGCCTGCATCTCATGGGACTTGTCTCCCATGGGGGTGTACACAGCCACATGACCCATCTAAAGGCCCTTATCCGGCTTGCAAAAGAAAAAGGGCTCAGAAAAGTGTATATACATGCATTTCTGGACGGGCGGGACGTGCCTCCCAGGGCAGCCCTGGAAGACCTCAAAGAACTCGAAGCCTTCTGCAGGGAAGGCGGAGTTGCAAAAATAGCTACCGTATCAGGGCGCTACTATGCAATGGACCGGGATCGGCGCTGGGATAGGACAAAACTCGCCTACGATGCCCTTACCCTTGGACTTGCACCCTACAATGCCCCTGATGCAGTTGCCGCAGTCTCCGAAGCCTATTCCAGGGACGAGTCCGACGAGTTCGTAAAACCGACAGTAATCACCGATGCGGCAGGGAACCCGACGGCCACCGTCCGGGACAATGATTCCGTAATCTTCTTTAATTTCAGACCTGACCGGGCCCGGCAGCTTACCTGGGCTTTCGTAAACGAAGACTTCGAAGACTTCCCCAGAAAAGCCACCCCGAAAGTGCACTACGTTTGCATGGCCCAGTACGACGAAACCCTGGACCTGCCAATCGCCTATCCTCCCGAAACCCTGAAAAACGTACTTGGGGAAGTGCTGAGCAAAGCCGGAATGACACAGCTCCGCATAGCGGAAACCGAAAAATATGCCCATGTGACCTTTTTCCTTAACGGGGGAGTCGAGAAGTGCTATGAAGGAGAAGACCGCTGCCTGATCCCGTCCCCAAAAGTCGCCACCTACGACCTGCAGCCCGAGATGAACGTCTACGAGGTAACAACAGAGATAATCAAAAGGATCGAGTCTGGAAAGTACGACGTAATTATCCTGAACTTCGCCAACATGGACATGGTTGGCCACACAGGGATTTTCGACGCTGCGGTCGCAGCAGTGGAAGCCGTGGACAACTGCGTTGGAAAAACCATTGAAGCCCTGCAAAAAGCGGACGGGGTGGCAATCATCACCGCAGACCACGGGAATGCCGAACAGATGGAAAACAGGAAAACAGGAGATGTCCACACAGCACATACCTCAAACCCGGTGCGCTGCATCTACGTGGGCAACGACGAGGTCGATACCCTGAAAGACGGGAAACTCTGCGACCTTGCCCCAACCCTGCTTGACCTGCTGAATATCCCGAAACCTGCAGAAATGACCGGGGAGTCGATAATAATAAGAAAAGGAAACAAACTTTGA
- a CDS encoding transcriptional regulator FilR1 domain-containing protein, translating into MVTDRFTSLSLFYKNGTFDPRNDLVGFDALAIKWGDDLFKHYKENSVEIKNL; encoded by the coding sequence ATCGTAACAGACCGCTTTACATCCCTCTCCCTTTTCTATAAGAACGGCACCTTTGACCCACGAAACGACCTTGTCGGTTTCGATGCACTTGCTATCAAATGGGGAGATGACCTTTTCAAGCACTACAAAGAAAACTCAGTAGAAATAAAGAACCTTTAA
- a CDS encoding UbiA family prenyltransferase, which yields MNSNIFLGSFEKVLRHRKTNVPEFGEQNATLELLKSSVLVAFSGALRIHLAFLLLHITSSLLTCFAGGLVIYTVYTLDRALESAEDSVNRKELNGSKREVALAVSLLAFVIGVFILAKEGLCALAFLPFITGYLYSKGINFGKFSLKLKGGLGVKNLVVGATWGIFIAGLAGGSSTHMLPVILVFAFFGIKLFINSAIYDFKDVKGDTLAGIRTLPVALGEQNTRNLLITLHLTSHMVLGVALIQGLVAFEPLILLYSFVCGLMCIENYTRTEEEELPFRKLERTFMVDGESTSIVGLRAVAGAFLA from the coding sequence ATGAACTCTAATATATTTTTGGGAAGTTTTGAAAAGGTTTTAAGGCATAGAAAGACAAACGTGCCAGAATTCGGGGAGCAAAATGCTACCCTTGAGTTATTAAAAAGTTCTGTACTTGTTGCTTTTTCCGGGGCTCTCCGGATTCATTTAGCTTTTCTGTTATTGCACATAACGTCCAGTCTGCTTACCTGCTTTGCAGGTGGCCTTGTGATCTATACGGTCTACACCCTGGACCGGGCCCTGGAGTCCGCAGAAGATTCCGTTAACCGGAAGGAATTAAATGGTTCGAAGCGGGAGGTTGCACTTGCTGTTTCTCTTCTGGCTTTTGTCATCGGCGTTTTTATTCTTGCAAAAGAAGGGCTTTGTGCACTCGCGTTTTTGCCTTTTATAACCGGTTATCTTTATAGTAAAGGTATAAATTTCGGTAAATTTTCCCTGAAACTCAAGGGAGGACTCGGGGTCAAAAACCTTGTTGTGGGGGCTACCTGGGGGATTTTCATTGCCGGACTTGCCGGAGGAAGTTCCACTCATATGCTGCCTGTTATTCTGGTCTTTGCCTTCTTCGGAATCAAACTCTTCATTAACTCTGCAATCTATGACTTCAAGGATGTCAAGGGAGACACCCTTGCGGGCATCAGGACCCTTCCGGTTGCCCTGGGGGAACAAAATACCCGCAATCTTCTCATCACACTTCATTTGACTTCTCACATGGTACTCGGAGTTGCGCTAATTCAGGGATTGGTTGCATTCGAACCTCTCATCCTTCTATACAGCTTCGTATGCGGACTCATGTGTATCGAAAACTACACCCGGACTGAAGAAGAGGAACTTCCTTTCCGGAAACTCGAAAGGACCTTTATGGTGGACGGGGAATCAACATCAATTGTAGGGTTGAGGGCAGTCGCGGGGGCTTTCCTGGCTTAA